One Aquarana catesbeiana isolate 2022-GZ linkage group LG06, ASM4218655v1, whole genome shotgun sequence genomic region harbors:
- the LOC141147864 gene encoding olfactory receptor 5B12-like, giving the protein MRNQTIEFVLSGLSDLPSLQLPLFLFFLLIYLLTIIWNLLIISLIVTNSHLRVPMYFFLGNLAGLDLCCSSVTGPRMLFDLHTKTRNITITACMTQVFCFITFAATETFLLAAMSYDRYTAICQPLHYIQIMSWKVCVQLASTVWFLGFTYSLVHTLCALRLSFCGSHIIESFFCDLPQLFQISCSDIYINILLIFLLSGFLGVGSLILTIFPYVYIFKTVLKMKVKGKRNKVFSTCTSHLTVVFIFYFSGFFNYFRPSTNNHFAADKVVSVFYTAIVPLFNPLIYSLRNQDIRKAFHNVFRKVLPPS; this is encoded by the coding sequence ATGAGGAATCAGACAATTGAATTTGTTCTTTCTGGATTGTCGGACCTTCCGTCTCTTCAGCTCCCTctgtttctcttctttcttctcatcTACCTTCTGACAATAATCTGGAATTTGCTGATCATCTCCCTCATAGTCACCAACTCTCACCTCCGTGTTCCTATGTATTTCTTCCTTGGGAATCTGGCCGGTTTGGACCTCTGTTGTTCCTCAGTCACCGGCCCACGAATGTTATTTGATCTTCACACCAAGACAAGAAATATTACAATAACGGCTTGTATGACCCAAGTCTTCTGTTTTATAACCTTTGCCGCCACTGAGACTTTTCTTTTGGCTGCCATGTCCTATGATCGATATACCGCCATTTGTCAGCCATTACATTACATACAGATCATGAGTTGGAAAGTGTGTGTACAGTTGGCCTCCACTGTGTGGTTTCTCGGTTTTACCTATTCTTTGGTTCACACACTTTGTGCCTTAAGATTATCATTCTGTGGCTCACATATTATAGAAAGCTTCTTTTGTGACCTGCCCCAGTTGTTTCAGATCTCCTGCAGTGACATCTACATCAACATTCTGCTCATCTTTCTCTTGAGTGGGTTCCTTGGAGTTGGGTCTCTGATACTGACCATCTTCCCCTATGTCTATATATTCAAAACTGTCCTGAAAATGAAAGTTAAAGGTAAAAGGAATAAAGTTTTCTCTACATGTACCTCTCACCTGACCGTGGTcttcatattttatttttctggtttttttaattattttcgcCCGAGCACTAATAATCACTTTGCTGCTGATAAAGTGGTGTCCGTCTTTTACACCGCAATCGTTCCTCTCTTCAATCCTCTGATATACAGTCTGAGGAACCAAGATATCAGAAAAGcttttcacaatgtttt